CTCGCAATACGGTTTTTATCCGAAGTGCTATTTTTATCAGTTAACCGGTCTGTACTGTCCGGGCTGCGGCGCTCAGCGGTCGTTGTATCATCTTGTGCATGGTCATTTCCTGACCGGCCTTCAGTGTAATCCATTATTTATCCTGGCCCTTCCCGTCTTCGCGTACATGGGCATCCGGCTCGTGGCAC
The Pedosphaera parvula Ellin514 DNA segment above includes these coding regions:
- a CDS encoding DUF2752 domain-containing protein encodes the protein SQYGFYPKCYFYQLTGLYCPGCGAQRSLYHLVHGHFLTGLQCNPLFILALPVFAYMGIRLVAPKIKGHSLPPITFSGYGMILLGIVLILFTVLRNIPHPPFTFLAPPK